The genomic region ACCTCGCCAACAACCTCGGCATGGGGGTCGGCCCGCTGCTCGGCGGGTTCGCGGCGGCCTTCTCCTATCAGCTCATGTTCGCCGGGAACATCCTGCTCGGCCTGCTCGCGGCGGCCACCATCCGGCTGTTCGTGCCGGCGGACACCAGGCGTGCCCCGACGGCGTCGACGACCGCCAGCACCGGGCGGGCCGGGCTGCTGCGCGACATCGACGTGGCGGTGCTGGTGCTCGTCTCGTTCTGCTACGTCGCGCCGCTGATCGGCCTGGAGTACACGCTGCCCCTCGCGGTCACCACAGTGCTGCACTCGTCGGTGGCGCTCGTCGGCGCGGTCTACACCATCAACAGCGTCGTCGTGGTCAGCGCCAGCCTGCTGATCGAGAAGCGGATCAAGGCGTACTCGACAAGGGTCCTGCTGATCGTGGCGGGCGTGCTCTGGTCGACCGGGATGGCCGTCCTGGTGTTCGCGTTCTCGCTGCCCGCCGTGCTGCTCTCCACTGTGGTCTGGACCCTCGGCGAGATCATCGCGTCGGTGGTGGTGCCCACCTACATCGCCGACCACGTGGCGGAGCACCGGGTCAGTGGTTTCATGGCCCTGAACGCCTTCGTGCTCAGCTCCGCCCGGCTGGTCGTGCCGATGGGTCTCGGCTTCCTCTGGCAGACCCAGGGACACCGTCCCGTCCTCCTGCTGCTCCTGCTGACCCCGGTGGTCGGCGTGGTCGCCTTCGCAGTGCTGCGGATCCGACCGGCCGTCCGGCCCGTGCCGGCACT from Micromonospora lupini harbors:
- a CDS encoding MFS transporter codes for the protein MWLTRFRALPRPLRMLVYASFINRAGMFVFPLLAVYLVQSRHLSTGEAGVLISVGSTGLLAGSLLSGPVCARAGRRAALVSSLLLNAAGYLGLALVDGPTWTYAVLLFVALVGMGMFSPAANTLIADLTEPGERPFAYTVSYLANNLGMGVGPLLGGFAAAFSYQLMFAGNILLGLLAAATIRLFVPADTRRAPTASTTASTGRAGLLRDIDVAVLVLVSFCYVAPLIGLEYTLPLAVTTVLHSSVALVGAVYTINSVVVVSASLLIEKRIKAYSTRVLLIVAGVLWSTGMAVLVFAFSLPAVLLSTVVWTLGEIIASVVVPTYIADHVAEHRVSGFMALNAFVLSSARLVVPMGLGFLWQTQGHRPVLLLLLLTPVVGVVAFAVLRIRPAVRPVPALAEPATASP